The Amycolatopsis japonica nucleotide sequence GCGCGCCACGCGGGGTCCTGCGGGTGGCCGCGTTCTCGACCGGTATCCGCGGCCTGCTCGCTCCCGTCCATCCGCGGCTCCTGGCGCGCTACCCCGACCTCCGGCTGCACATCACCGAGCAGGATCCCGACCAGGCTCTGCATTCGGTCGAGGCCGGGACGGCCGACCTCGCGCTCCTGCATGACGCCGACGGTCTGCCGGTGCCGCTGTCCCCCGCGCTGTCGCGGCGTCTGGTGCACACCGACCTCGGTGACGTCGTCATGGCCGAGACCCATCCTCTGGCCAGGTCCTCGCCGCCGCTGGACGGCGTGGATCTGGCCGGGCACGCGTGGGTGACCAGTCCGCCGGGCACGGTCTGCCACCAGTGGTTCCGGCGTGTGTTCGCAGGCCTTCCGGAAGAACCCGACGTGCGGCATCTGGTGGACGACTTTTCCACGCAGCTGTCGCTGGTCGCCTCGGGCGAGGTCGTCGCGTTGATCCCGCGGCTGGCGCGCCCGCCCTTGGCCGAGGGGCTCGTCGCCCGGCCGCTGCGGCGCCCGCCGACGCGCGAGGTGCACGCCGCGTGGCGCCGCAGTGCCGAGTCGAGTCCCGCGATCCGGGCGGTGCTGACGGAGCTCGAGGCGGCTCGGTCAGCTGGGGTACATGCTGGTCACGTTGACGAACGTGCCGGTGATCCCCATGGCGTCGTCGGAGGCGAGGAACGCCAGCGTGGAGGCGACTTCGGCGAGGCGCGGTGAGCGTTTGGTCAGCCGGGCCTCGGCGAGTCCGCCGAGGACGTTCTGCACCATCTCGGGGCTCGCCGGCAGCTGGTCGTTCACCGCGGAGAGCTTCTCGGGCGTGAGGGTCTCCGGGATGCCTGCGACCCAAATGCCGAGCGCGCGGACGCCGTGCGGTCCGATCTCGACGGCGAGATTGCGGATGAAGGTGTCCAGCGCGGCGTCGACCGAGCCCGTGGCGCCCATCATCGGGCTGCCGTGGGCGGATCCGCTGTCGAGGGCGAGGATGGCGCCGGAGCCCTGGGCGGTCATGTGCCGGGCGGCGGCCCGTGCGGTGATGAAGTTCGTCGTGATGCCGGTGGTGATCGGGCGAATGTAGTCCTCGACCGACATCTCCACGAGCGGGATGCCCTGGATGTCGCCACGCGGGACGAGGTTGAGCGAGATGTCGAGGCTGCCCGCCTCGGTGGCCACGGCCGCCGCGTGCTCGTCGACCGCGGTCTCGTCCAGGGCGTCGACCACCGCGACTTCGGCCAGTCCCCCGCTTTGTTCGATCTCACCCGCGAGCTTCGTCAACGCCGGCAGGTGCCGTCCGGTGAGGAAGACGCGGGCCCCGCGCGCGGCGAACTCCTTGGCGACGCCGTTGCCGATCGCCCCGCCGGCGCCGTAGATGATCGCGTTCTTGTTCTGGAGGCTCATGGGTTTTCCTTCCGCTTGGTCGGTTCGACCATTGAGACGCGGAAGGGGCGTGGGGCTCATCGGTCCTCAGGTGATCGTCAGCGGCAGCCCGAACGCGGGGAACAGATGCGGCTCGAAGGCGGTGATCTCGGCGACCTTCCCGTCTTCGATGCGCAGCACGTCGAGCACCTGCGCCCGGTAGACGCGGGTGCCGGGCCGCCGGACGTAGCCGCCCGCGGCGGGAAGCCCGTTGGCGACGGCCGGAAGGTGTTTCCACTCCCCGAAGTACATCGGCGAGGCGGGATCGAGGGATTTGGCGACGAACTTCAGGAAGACGTCGCGGCCGGAGAACCACAGCGGGTTCGGCGGCATCGTGACCAGCACGTCCTCCCTGAGCAGCTCGGCCATGACCCGGCTGTCCCCGTCGGCGGTGGCGGCGGCCATGTAGCGCCGCAGGATCGCCTGCTCCTCCTCGGTCGGCCGCACGGTCCGGGCCCAGTCGGCGCGGCGTTCGGGCAGGCGTTCGCGCAGCGTCGGGCGGGCGCGCTGCAGGGCGCTGGTGACCGACGCGACGGTGGTTTCCAGCAGGTCCGCGGTTTCGGCGGCCTTCCAGCCGAGTGCGTCGTTGAGGATCACCACGGCCCGCTGCTTCGGCGGAAGGTGCTGGATGGCGGTGAGGAAGACGAGTTCCATCGTTTCCCTCGTCTCGGCGATCTCCGCGACGTCGTCGGGAAACGGCTGCAACCAGGGCAGGAACTGAGGCGGTTCACCCAGCTGGTCGACACCGGGCATCGGGTCGTAGGGGCGCGGGACCCTCTTGTTGCGCCGCAGGAAATCGAGGCAGGTGTTGGTGGCGATGCGGTAGAGCCAGGCGCGGAAACTCGACCGGCCTTCGAACCCTTCCCGGCCGCGCCACGCTCGCAGGAACGTCTCCTGGACCAGGTCCTCCGCGTCGTCGTAGGACCCGACCATCCGGTAGCAGTGCACGCGCAGTTCTCGCTGGTGCTCTTCGAGACTCCCGGCGAAGGCGACCTCGTCGACGGTTTCCGTCACGGGCGCCGGTGTGACGTTTTCGTCCTTGGTCCGCTGCGCCAGCCGAGCGATGCGCCGCAGCTTGCCGACGTCGGAGTTGAGCGAGGTGAGATCGGCGAGGAACGCCTCCGGCGGCCGAGGGGTCAGCCGGTTCGCGACGCGGCCGACCTCGGCGATGAGGGCTTGCACGTCGGGGGCGGGTTCGCGCCGTGACCGGTAGGCCCGCTGGCGGCACGCGGCCGAGCAGTAGACGGCCGTGCGGCCGCGCGAATCCGCCTTCGACGGCAGCGGGCCTTCGCATATCCCGCAGACCTTCCCGGTCACGGCTCACCTTCCCCTCAAAACGTCACATTCGATCAAGTCACGCATTATGCGGCTTGATACCCAGGGATGTCCTCGACGCGGTGGTAGACGTCGAGCCCGCGGGACAGGGCGATGGCGACGTCCTGGTCTGCGCCGGTGGATTCGCCAGGCAGCCGCAGGACGGCGTCGCAGTGGTGCAGCAGCCGGTCTGCCGTCGGGTACATGACCTCCTCGGCGACCGGATCGGCGACGGTCTTCCCTCCCGCGCCGCGCAGCACCGGCAGCGCGACCCATTCGCCGATCATCGGCACGTGCCCGCTGCGGAAGATCGGCCAAGCGGCTTCCTCGAGCCGGGCGAGGTTGCGGGCGAGAAGTTCGGGGTCGTCGCCGGTGCCGGAACGGAACGGTCCGGCGATGAGGATCATCAGAGGTTTGCTCATGCGACGAAGCATAATGTGCAACAATCGGCAGGAACAAGGAGGAACGTGCACATGTTGGCTGCGCAGCGTCGAGACCTGCTGATAGAACGACTCAAGACCGAAGGCCGGATCGTGGCCAAGGACCTCGCCGCCGAACTCGGCGTGTCGGAGGACAGTATTCGCCGTGACCTGCGAGAACTCGCAGACGCCGGACTCTGCCAACGGGTCTACGGCGGAGCCTTGCCGGTCTCACCCGCCACCGCGGACTACGCGACGCGCATGGCGGTCAGTGTCGCGGGCAAGGAACGGATCGCGAAACGTGCAGCAGCGTTGATCCGGCTCGGCTCGACGGCCATCCTCGACGGCGGGACGACCGCGCTCGCGCTGGCGAAGGCGCTCCCCGTCGACCTCGAGGCGAAGATCGTCACGCACAGCCCCACGGTCGCGGCCGCGCTCGTCACGCATCCGCGGGTCGAGGTGTTCCTCATCGGCGGGCGGCTCTTCAAACACTCCGCCGTCACCTGCGGGGCGGCCGCGGCGGAGGCCGCGATGGGGATCAACGCCGATCTGTTCTTCCTCGGCGTCACCGGGGTGCATCCCGAAACCGGGCTCACCACCGGCGACTCCGACGAGGCCGCGATGAAACGCACGCTCGCCAAACGGGCGGCCGACACCTACGTGCTGGCCAGTTCCGAGAAGATCGGCGCGGCCTCGCCGTTCACCGTGCTCCCCCTGTCCGACGTCGCGGGCGTGATCACCGACGCCGCGCCGGACGAGCCGACGGTGAAGGAACTGGGGAAACTCGGGGTGAGCGTGCTGGGCGTCAGCCCTTCTTGGCCAGCCCGCGAAGCTGCTGCCAGCGACGCTTGAGCCCCCACAGCCCGACCAGGACGATCGCCTCGCGCACGACCGAGCCGCTCATCTTCGACTGACCGACCTCGCGTTCGGTGAAGGTGATCGGTACCTCGACGACCTCGAACCCGGCGAGCGCCGTACGGAACGCCAGGTCGATCTGGAAGCAGTAGCCGCGCGAGGCGATCTCGTCGAGCGGGAGCTTCTCCAGCACCGTGCGGCGGTACGCGCGGAAACCGGCGGTGATGTCCTTGATCTTCGTGCCGAGCGCGACCCTCGCGTAGAAGTTCGCCATCCACGACAGCGCCTTGCGCTGGAACGGCCAGTTCACCGTGCTGCCGCCGGGAACGTAACGGGAGCCGATGGACAAGTCCGCGTCCTCGAGTGCGGCCAGCACCCGGGGCAGATCCTCCGGCGCGTGCGAGCCGTCGGCGTCCATCTCGACGATGGTGGCGTAGTCGCGGGAGAGCCCCCAGCGGAATCCCGCGACGTACGCGGCGCCGAGGCCGGCCTTCTCGGTGCGGTGCATGACGTGGATCCGCTCGTCGGCCTTCG carries:
- a CDS encoding SDR family NAD(P)-dependent oxidoreductase is translated as MSLQNKNAIIYGAGGAIGNGVAKEFAARGARVFLTGRHLPALTKLAGEIEQSGGLAEVAVVDALDETAVDEHAAAVATEAGSLDISLNLVPRGDIQGIPLVEMSVEDYIRPITTGITTNFITARAAARHMTAQGSGAILALDSGSAHGSPMMGATGSVDAALDTFIRNLAVEIGPHGVRALGIWVAGIPETLTPEKLSAVNDQLPASPEMVQNVLGGLAEARLTKRSPRLAEVASTLAFLASDDAMGITGTFVNVTSMYPS
- a CDS encoding DeoR/GlpR family DNA-binding transcription regulator, whose amino-acid sequence is MLAAQRRDLLIERLKTEGRIVAKDLAAELGVSEDSIRRDLRELADAGLCQRVYGGALPVSPATADYATRMAVSVAGKERIAKRAAALIRLGSTAILDGGTTALALAKALPVDLEAKIVTHSPTVAAALVTHPRVEVFLIGGRLFKHSAVTCGAAAAEAAMGINADLFFLGVTGVHPETGLTTGDSDEAAMKRTLAKRAADTYVLASSEKIGAASPFTVLPLSDVAGVITDAAPDEPTVKELGKLGVSVLGVSPSWPAREAAASDA
- a CDS encoding RNA polymerase subunit sigma-70, yielding MTGKVCGICEGPLPSKADSRGRTAVYCSAACRQRAYRSRREPAPDVQALIAEVGRVANRLTPRPPEAFLADLTSLNSDVGKLRRIARLAQRTKDENVTPAPVTETVDEVAFAGSLEEHQRELRVHCYRMVGSYDDAEDLVQETFLRAWRGREGFEGRSSFRAWLYRIATNTCLDFLRRNKRVPRPYDPMPGVDQLGEPPQFLPWLQPFPDDVAEIAETRETMELVFLTAIQHLPPKQRAVVILNDALGWKAAETADLLETTVASVTSALQRARPTLRERLPERRADWARTVRPTEEEQAILRRYMAAATADGDSRVMAELLREDVLVTMPPNPLWFSGRDVFLKFVAKSLDPASPMYFGEWKHLPAVANGLPAAGGYVRRPGTRVYRAQVLDVLRIEDGKVAEITAFEPHLFPAFGLPLTIT
- a CDS encoding LysR family transcriptional regulator — protein: MIEVGALRALRSVAALGTLARAADELGFTASAVSQQIKRLERQIGMPVLAPAGRGVVLTPAGQAVVDSSLEVFQALERCAEAAQSVAEGAPRGVLRVAAFSTGIRGLLAPVHPRLLARYPDLRLHITEQDPDQALHSVEAGTADLALLHDADGLPVPLSPALSRRLVHTDLGDVVMAETHPLARSSPPLDGVDLAGHAWVTSPPGTVCHQWFRRVFAGLPEEPDVRHLVDDFSTQLSLVASGEVVALIPRLARPPLAEGLVARPLRRPPTREVHAAWRRSAESSPAIRAVLTELEAARSAGVHAGHVDERAGDPHGVVGGEERQRGGDFGEAR
- a CDS encoding polyprenol monophosphomannose synthase, which translates into the protein MAQAPRGAQGIDPVLVVVPTYNERDNIGPILERLLEALPDVHALVVDDGSPDGTGDVADELAKADERIHVMHRTEKAGLGAAYVAGFRWGLSRDYATIVEMDADGSHAPEDLPRVLAALEDADLSIGSRYVPGGSTVNWPFQRKALSWMANFYARVALGTKIKDITAGFRAYRRTVLEKLPLDEIASRGYCFQIDLAFRTALAGFEVVEVPITFTEREVGQSKMSGSVVREAIVLVGLWGLKRRWQQLRGLAKKG
- a CDS encoding DUF4406 domain-containing protein produces the protein MSKPLMILIAGPFRSGTGDDPELLARNLARLEEAAWPIFRSGHVPMIGEWVALPVLRGAGGKTVADPVAEEVMYPTADRLLHHCDAVLRLPGESTGADQDVAIALSRGLDVYHRVEDIPGYQAA